One stretch of Buteo buteo chromosome Z, bButBut1.hap1.1, whole genome shotgun sequence DNA includes these proteins:
- the TMEM171 gene encoding transmembrane protein 171 — MYPMAVPAPGGEGNNGQHGKLIFFLFVFGAVLLCAGFLLSVFILQSCPSGTFSDCNEVLKAAGPVLAVTGLVCVLLARSRARLYIRQRQLQNEQVYSLIFCRGSCQFAQFLIFGFLFLTSGMLISILGIWVPGCSPSWHSIQLNHTGSSDVDLQGCGFLSLQIMGPLIVLTGLCFFVIAHVKKKQNLNLNQESCEGEEHPESPDSFQVTVGDAVMVFPPPPPPYFVDAVSPTVTHCLMSSGLPTSENPPPYHSIFSDGAQLADDGRTVAVRDYETIYTISGSSSPSDILPMLYLSSESPPQYEEKASITNNEYSPSSSSSYSSISLATSDTSS, encoded by the exons ATGTATCCAATGGCTGTTCCTGCACCAGGAGGTGAAGGAAATAATGGACAACATgggaaacttatttttttcctttttgtttttggagCTGTGTTGCTCTGCGCTGGATTCCTGCTTTCAGTCTTTATTCTCCAGTCGTGCCCATCTGGAACCTTCAGTGACTGTAATGAGGTCCTCAAGGCTGCGGGGCCCGTGCTTGCTGTAACTGGACTGGTTTGTGTTTTACTGGCACGATCAAGGGCTAGGCTGTACATAAGACAAAGACAATTGCAAAATGAGCAGGTGTACAGCCTTATTTTTTGTCGCGGTAGCTGTCAGTTTGCCCAGTTTCTCATATTTGGATTCCTGTTTTTAACTAGTGGAATGCTAATTAGCATCCTGGGCATTTGGGTtcctggctgcagccccagctggcACAGCATACAGCTCAACCACACCGGCAGTTCTGATGTGGACCTCCAGGGCTGTGGATTCCTGTCACTTCAAATCATGGGACCTTTGATTGTGCTCACTGGGTTGTGTTTCTTCGTGATAGCtcatgttaaaaagaaacaaaacttaaatCTCAACCAAGAATCTTGCGAAGGTGAAGAACATCCTGAGAGCCCTGACTCTTTTCAGGTTACAGTAG GTGATGCTGTAATGGTATTCCCACCTCCACCACCTCCTTATTTTGTGGACGCTGTGTCACCAACTGTGACACATTGTCTTATGTCAAGTGGTTTGCCTACAAGTGAAAACCCTCCACCATACCACTCTATCTTCAGTGATGG AGCACAGCTTGCAGATGATGGAAGAACAGTTGCTGTTAGAGACTATGAAACCATATATACAATTTCTGGAAGCAGCTCACCATCAGATATTTTACCGATGCTATACCTCTCCTCTGAATCGCCTCCAcaatatgaagaaaaagcatcaaTAACAAATAATGAATATTCTCCATCTTCTTCTTCATCTTATTCATCTATTTCCTTAGCCACATCTGACACCAGCTCATAG